Proteins encoded by one window of Superficieibacter sp. HKU1:
- the mglC gene encoding galactose/methyl galactoside ABC transporter permease MglC, with translation MSALNKKSFLTYLKEGGIYVVLLVLLAIIIFQDPTFLSLLNLSNILTQSSVRIIIALGVAGLIVTQGTDLSAGRQVGLAAVVAATLLQSMENANKVFPEMATMPIFVVILIVCAIGAVIGLVNGIIIAYLNVTPFITTLGTMIIVYGINSLYYDFVGASPISGFDSGFSTFTQGFVALGSFRLSYITFYALIAVAFVWILWNKTRFGKNIFAIGGNPEAAKVSGVNVALNLLMIYALSGVFYAFGGMLEAGRIGSATNNLGFMYELDAIAACVVGGVSFSGGVGTVLGVVTGVIIFTVINYGLTYIGVNPYWQYIIKGGIIIFAVALDSLKYARKK, from the coding sequence ATGAGTGCGTTAAATAAAAAAAGTTTTCTCACTTATCTGAAAGAGGGCGGTATTTACGTCGTTCTTTTAGTCTTACTGGCTATTATTATTTTCCAGGATCCTACGTTCTTAAGTCTGCTGAACCTGAGTAATATTCTTACCCAGTCCTCGGTGCGTATTATTATCGCGCTGGGCGTGGCAGGGCTTATTGTCACTCAGGGTACTGACCTTTCCGCTGGTCGTCAGGTCGGTCTGGCCGCGGTGGTGGCGGCGACCTTATTACAATCGATGGAAAACGCCAATAAGGTCTTCCCGGAAATGGCTACCATGCCGATTTTCGTGGTGATCCTGATAGTTTGCGCCATTGGCGCGGTAATTGGTCTGGTGAACGGTATTATCATCGCCTACCTGAACGTTACACCGTTCATCACCACGCTCGGTACGATGATTATCGTCTACGGTATCAACTCCCTGTATTACGACTTCGTAGGCGCATCGCCAATTTCCGGTTTCGACAGCGGCTTCTCTACCTTTACTCAGGGTTTTGTGGCGCTGGGCAGTTTCCGCCTCTCCTACATTACCTTCTACGCGCTGATCGCCGTGGCGTTCGTCTGGATCCTGTGGAATAAAACCCGCTTCGGCAAAAACATTTTTGCTATCGGCGGCAATCCGGAAGCAGCGAAAGTCTCTGGCGTTAACGTCGCGCTGAACCTGCTGATGATCTATGCGCTCTCCGGTGTGTTCTACGCGTTCGGCGGGATGCTGGAAGCGGGGCGTATCGGCTCGGCGACCAACAACCTCGGCTTTATGTATGAACTGGATGCGATTGCGGCCTGCGTGGTGGGTGGGGTGTCCTTCAGCGGCGGCGTCGGTACTGTACTCGGCGTGGTGACCGGTGTGATCATCTTCACCGTTATTAACTACGGTCTGACCTATATCGGCGTTAACCCTTACTGGCAGTATATTATTAAGGGCGGCATTATTATCTTCGCCGTGGCGCTGGATTCCCTGAAATACGCGCGTAAAAAATAA
- the mglA gene encoding galactose/methyl galactoside ABC transporter ATP-binding protein MglA, with protein sequence MVSNNTESSGEFLLEMSNINKSFPGVKALDNVNLKVRPHSIHALMGENGAGKSTLLKCLFGIYQKDSGSIIFQGKEIDFHSAKEALENGISMVHQELNLVLQRSVMDNMWLGRYPTKGMFVDQDKMYRDTKAIFDELDINIDPRARVGTLSVSQMQMIEIAKAFSYDAKIVIMDEPTSSLTEKEVGHLFTIIRKLKERGCGIVYISHKMEEIFQLCDEITILRDGQWIATQPLEGLDMDKIIAMMVGRSLNQRFPHRENSPGEVILEVRNLTSLRQPSIRDISFDLHKGEILGIAGLVGAKRTDIVETLFGIREKSGGTITLHGKKINNHTANEAINHGFALVTEERRSTGIYAYLDIGFNSLISNIQNYKNKVGLLDNSRMKSDTQWVIDAMRVKTPGHRTQIGSLSGGNQQKVVIGRWLLTQPEILMLDEPTRGIDVGAKFEIYQLIAELAKKGKGIIIISSEMPELLGITDRILVMSNGLVSGIVDTKTTTQNEILRLASLHL encoded by the coding sequence ATGGTCAGCAATAACACAGAGTCGTCAGGCGAATTCTTGTTGGAAATGAGCAATATCAACAAGTCGTTTCCCGGCGTTAAGGCACTCGATAATGTTAATTTAAAAGTTCGTCCTCACTCTATTCATGCATTAATGGGGGAGAACGGTGCGGGTAAATCAACATTATTAAAATGTCTGTTCGGGATCTATCAGAAAGATTCCGGAAGTATTATTTTTCAGGGTAAAGAGATCGACTTCCACTCGGCAAAAGAGGCGCTGGAAAACGGTATCTCAATGGTGCACCAGGAGCTGAACCTGGTATTGCAACGTTCCGTGATGGACAATATGTGGCTGGGACGTTATCCCACCAAAGGTATGTTTGTCGATCAGGACAAAATGTACCGCGACACCAAAGCCATTTTTGACGAACTGGATATCAATATCGATCCGCGGGCGCGCGTCGGTACGTTGTCCGTTTCGCAAATGCAGATGATTGAGATCGCCAAAGCGTTCTCCTATGACGCTAAAATCGTCATTATGGATGAGCCGACCTCATCATTAACGGAAAAAGAGGTCGGCCACCTCTTTACTATTATCCGTAAACTGAAAGAGCGTGGCTGCGGCATTGTCTATATCTCTCACAAAATGGAAGAGATATTCCAGCTGTGCGATGAGATCACCATCCTCCGTGACGGCCAGTGGATCGCCACTCAGCCGCTGGAAGGGCTGGACATGGACAAAATCATTGCCATGATGGTGGGCCGTTCTCTCAACCAGCGTTTCCCGCACCGTGAAAATTCGCCGGGCGAAGTGATCCTGGAAGTCCGTAATTTAACCTCGCTGCGCCAGCCGTCGATTCGCGATATCTCCTTCGATCTGCATAAAGGGGAAATCCTTGGTATTGCGGGCCTGGTGGGCGCGAAGCGTACCGATATTGTCGAAACGTTGTTTGGTATCCGTGAAAAATCAGGCGGTACGATTACCCTGCACGGTAAAAAAATAAATAATCATACTGCCAACGAGGCCATTAACCATGGCTTTGCGCTGGTAACGGAAGAGCGTCGTTCAACCGGTATTTATGCCTATCTGGATATTGGTTTTAACTCGCTGATTTCGAATATTCAAAATTACAAGAATAAAGTCGGGCTGCTGGATAACTCGCGTATGAAAAGCGATACCCAGTGGGTAATTGACGCCATGCGCGTTAAAACGCCGGGACACCGTACGCAAATTGGCTCGCTCTCCGGAGGCAACCAGCAGAAAGTGGTTATCGGTCGCTGGCTGTTAACTCAGCCAGAAATCCTGATGCTCGATGAACCGACGCGCGGTATTGACGTTGGCGCGAAATTCGAAATCTATCAGCTGATCGCGGAGCTGGCGAAGAAAGGCAAGGGGATTATTATTATCTCTTCTGAAATGCCTGAATTGCTGGGGATCACTGACCGTATTCTGGTGATGAGCAATGGTCTCGTTTCCGGAATTGTTGACACTAAAACCACCACGCAAAACGAAATACTCCGTCTTGCGTCTTTGCACCTTTAA